In Opitutaceae bacterium TAV5, one genomic interval encodes:
- a CDS encoding mucin, producing the protein MLVQKIQELTELRLRIAKLAAGIEQERTAELAAIPSQYGYSDVNDFIKVLKQVVGVRGKRGNRAAKAPSDKPAGKKTRAKITPELKEQVKAAVLEGKTGSAIAAQFGISVPSVQNIKKEFGLVTARGDTAPVSAPASEGSTPIAS; encoded by the coding sequence ATGCTCGTCCAAAAAATTCAAGAACTCACCGAACTCCGTCTTCGCATTGCCAAACTTGCAGCCGGTATCGAACAGGAACGCACCGCTGAGCTTGCTGCCATTCCTAGCCAGTATGGCTATTCCGATGTCAATGACTTCATCAAGGTTTTGAAGCAGGTTGTCGGTGTTCGTGGCAAGCGAGGGAATAGAGCCGCCAAGGCACCCTCTGACAAACCCGCTGGCAAGAAGACCCGCGCCAAGATTACACCTGAACTCAAGGAGCAGGTGAAGGCCGCTGTCCTTGAAGGCAAGACCGGCTCTGCGATTGCCGCTCAGTTCGGCATCTCCGTTCCCAGCGTGCAGAACATCAAAAAGGAATTTGGGCTGGTGACTGCTCGTGGCGATACCGCTCCTGTTTCGGCTCCCGCCAGTGAAGGGTCCACGCCGATTGCTTCCTGA